A genomic window from Quercus lobata isolate SW786 chromosome 10, ValleyOak3.0 Primary Assembly, whole genome shotgun sequence includes:
- the LOC115962999 gene encoding probable LRR receptor-like serine/threonine-protein kinase At3g47570, with protein sequence MKKQGRGFSLAAMSLRLLCPIHFQAILLLFIALLHVKTPTIFAGSSTSTFSYFGGNETDHQALLAFKKQITHDPVNILSSWNDSLHFCEWEGVTCGHKHRRVIVLDLSSRGLVGSLSPFIGNLSFIRVIQLYNNTIGGQIVDEVGRLLRLRVLGLSINSFQGKIPANLSHCSKLKSLAVGKNNLSGSIPKELASLSELEFLAVRNNNLTGGIPPFIGNLSSLQVFSAAYNALGGHIPDALGQLRSLNSLGLMSNELSGLIPPSLYNLSSLVTLSFPRNDLSGSLPADLFLTLPHLQWFQIYQNKFTGPLPISLSNASELSWLEANENNFTGKLSVNFGGLQHLKFLFIHGNNLGSGDDDEMNFFQSLANCSSLQKLTLDANQFEGTLPNVLGNFSTQLTFFAIDHNLIFGEIPSGIGNLVNLNNLYMDGNKFTGIIPSDIGNLQKLQRFSLSNNRLSGRLPITLGNLSLLNELSLNNNKLQGTIPSSIEKCQNLLLLDLSQNNLNGTIPKQLFAISMLSIGLNLAQNFFVGSLPSEVGKLVHLAMLNLSENKLSGKIPSSLGSCISLEYLYVEGNLFQGEIPTSLSSLRGIQVMDLSRNNFSSQIPNFLEKLSLKNLNLSFNDFQGEVPTKGVFANANSISVVGNIRLCGGISKLMLPSCLTKKEKKTKWSLTLTIVISVACVLLVVATVSFFLFYWCKNIRKDESSGSTLRKSLLKVSYQMLLKATDGFSLTNLIGAGSFGSVYIGILGEDGSIVAVKVLNLQRQGAFRSFISECDALKNIRHRNLVKIITSCSSVDFQGNDFKALVYEFMPNGSLEKWLHMDLETDTEQAEIQNLNLLQRTNIAIDVACALDYLHHHCPVPVVHCDLKPSNILFDYDMTAHVGDFGLAKLLSKLTIPKQSSSIGIKGTIGYIPPEYGLGSELSNKGDVYSYGILLLEMITGKRPTNHMFEGGFSLHRYASMAFPNCVMEIVDSKLLNNVDEVIDNHNFSPTNRKEECLISMVKVGVACSVDLPQERWDISKAISELHLVRDILLGSSS encoded by the exons ATGAAAAAGCAAGGAAGAGGATTTTCACTTGCAGCAATGAGTCTCAGACTATTGTGTCCAATTCACTTCCAAGCCATCCTTCTCTTGTTCATTGCACTCCTGCATGTAAAAACTCCTACTATTTTTGCTGGTAGTAGTACTTCCACCTTCAGTTATTTTGGTGGGAATGAGACGGATCATCAAGCTTTGTTGGCCTTCAAAAAGCAGATAACACATGACCCTGTAAACATTTTGAGCTCATGGAATGATTCCCTCCATTTCTGCGAGTGGGAAGGTGTTACATGCGGCCACAAGCATAGAAGAGTCATTGTATTAGATCTGAGTTCCAGAGGTTTGGTGGGTTCCTTGTCTCCATTCATAGGCAACCTCAGCTTCATTAGGGTAATCCAGCTCTACAACAACACCATTGGAGGCCAAATCGTAGATGAAGTTGGTCGTCTACTCAGGTTGCGAGTATTGGGCCTGTCTATTAACTCCTTCCAAGGGAAAATTCCTGCAAACCTTTCCCATTGCTCCAAACTTAAATCTCTTGCAGTTGGTAAAAATAACCTTTCAGGGTCAATCCCAAAGGAGCTTGCTTCTTTGTCAGAGCTGGAGTTTCTTGCTGTTCGCAACAACAATCTCACAGGAGGAATCCCACCTTTCATTGGAAACTTAAGCTCTCTCCAAGTTTTTTCTGCAGCCTATAATGCCTTGGGAGGACACATTCCAGATGCCTTGGGTCAATTGAGAAGCTTAAATTCACTTGGGCTAATGTCAAACGAACTCTCTGGTTTGATCCCTCCATCTTTATATAATCTTTCGTCTCTTGTTACTTTGTCATTCCCCAGAAATGATCTTAGTGGAAGCCTTCCTGCAGACTTATTCCTCACCCTTCCTCATCTCCAGTGgtttcaaatttatcaaaacaaatttaCTGGACCTCTTCCGATCTCATTATCTAATGCTTCAGAGTTAAGTTGGTTGGAAGCTAATGAGAACAACTTTACGGGGAAATTATCAGTCAATTTTGGAGGTTTACAACAtttgaagtttttatttattcatgGAAATAATTTGGGAAGCGGAGATGACGatgaaatgaatttttttcaatctcTAGCCAATTGTAGCAGTTTGCAGAAGCTGACTCTCGATGCGAATCAATTTGAAGGTACATTGCCTAATGTTTTGGGAAATTTTTCTACCCAGCTTACATTTTTTGCGATTGACCATAATCTTATTTTTGGAGAGATCCCTTCAGGGATAGGCAACCTAGTTAACTTGAACAACTTATATATGGATGGCAACAAATTTACAGGGATAATACCAAGTGATATTGGTAATCTTCAAAAGTTACAACGATTTTCTTTGAGTAACAATAGGCTCTCAGGAAGGTTACCAATTACCCTTGGAAACCTATCATTGTTAAATGAACTGTccttaaataataacaaattgcAAGGAACTATCCCATCAAGTATAGAAAAGTGTCAAAATTTGTTGTTGCTAGATCTTTCTCAAAACAATCTCAATGGTACCATTCCAAAGCAACTCTTTGCAATTTCCATGCTGTCAATTGGACTCAATTTAGCACAAAACTTTTTCGTTGGATCACTACCATCAGAAGTCGGCAAGTTAGTCCATTTAGCAATGTTGAACTTATCTGAGAACAAATTGTCTGGTAAAATTCCAAGCAGCTTAGGCTCTTGCATAAGCCTTGAGTACCTTTATGTGGAGGGTAATTTATTTCAAGGAGAAATTCCAACATCCCTGAGTTCTTTGAGAGGTATTCAAGTCATGGATCTTTCTCGGAATAACTTCTCTAgtcaaattccaaatttcttGGAAAAACTCTCCctcaagaatttgaatttatcctTCAATGATTTTCAGGGAGAGGTTCCAACAAAAGGAGTGTTTGCAAATGCTAACTCAATATCAGTTGTCGGAAATATCAGGCTTTGTGGGGGCATATCAAAACTCATGTTGCCTAGTTGCTTaactaaaaaagagaagaaaacgaAGTGGTCTCTCACACTCACAATTGTAATCTCAGTGGCATGTGTGCTCCTTGTAGTTGCCACAgtgtcttttttcttattttattggtgcaaaaatataagaaaagatGAGTCTTCAGGATCTACCTTGAGAAAGTCGCTTTTGAAAGTGTCTTACCAAATGCTTCTCAAAGCAACAGATGGGTTCTCATTAACAAATTTGATTGGTGCGGGTAGTTTTGGTTCAGTGTATATAGGCATCCTTGGTGAAGATGGGTCAATTGTTGCAGTCAAGGTACTAAATCTTCAACGTCAAGGAGCTTTTAGGAGCTTCATCTCTGAGTGTGACGCCTTGAAAAATATTCGTCACCGGAATCTTGTGAAGATAATAACTTCCTGCTCAAGTGTGGATTTTCAAGGAAATGATTTTAAGGCTCTAGTTTATGAGTTCATGCCAAATGGAAGTCTAGAAAAATGGTTACATATGGATTTGGAAACAGATACCGAGCAAGCAGAGATACAAAATTTGAACCTTCTTCAAAGAACAAATATTGCCATTGATGTTGCATGTGCACTCGATTACCTACACCACCATTGCCCAGTGCCAGTTGTTCATTGTGATCTAAAGCCAAGTAACATTCTTTTTGATTATGATATGACAGCTCATGTTGGAGATTTTGGGCTTGCAAAACTTCTTTCAAAACTTACAATTCCAAAACAAAGCAGCTCAATTGGAATAAAGGGAACAATCGGGTACATTCCTCCAG AGTACGGTCTAGGAAGTGAGCTGTCAAACAAAGGGGATGTCTACAGCTATGGAATCCTATTGTTAGAGATGATAACAGGAAAAAGGCCCACAAATCACATGTTTGAGGGAGGCTTTAGCCTTCATCGTTATGCTAGCATGGCCTTCCCTAATTGTGTAATGGAGATTGTTGACTCAAAgcttttaaataatgttgatGAAGTGATTGATAATCATAATTTTAGCCCTACAAATAGGAAAGAGGAGTGTTTGATATCCATGGTCAAGGTTGGAGTGGCATGCTCTGTGGATTTGCCACAAGAACGATGGGACATTAGCAAGGCCATTTCTGAGCTGCATTTGGTCAGGGACATTCTTCTTGGCTCCAGTAGTTAA
- the LOC115964794 gene encoding receptor kinase-like protein Xa21, whose protein sequence is MNRQGRGSSFAAMSLRLSCPVHSQANEAILLFFIVLLHVTILAVFAGSKSTGTSSYFGGNETDHQALMAFKTHITFDPQNIFSSWNDSIHFCEWEGVTCGHKHKRVTVLDLHSKGLEGSLSPFIGNLSFIREIVLSNNTIGGKILDEFGRLFRLRVLRLYNNSFNEEIPANLSHCFNLYFFDVGRNNLSGSIPMELSFLLKLEVLYVDTNNLKGGIPTFIGNLSSLQILFASNNVLGGHIPDTLGQLRNLTDLEFSRNKLSGSLPFEVGNLVHLGLLDLSENKLSGKIQSSLDSCTSLEYLYVEDNLFQGEIPISLSSLRGIQVMDLSRNNFSNQIPNFLEKLSLKNLNLSFNDF, encoded by the exons ATGAATCGGCAAGGAAGAGGATCTTCATTTGCAGCAATGAGTCTGAGACTATCGTGCCCAGTTCACTCCCAAGCCAATGAAGCCatccttctctttttcattgttctgCTGCATGTAACAATTCTTGCTGTTTTTGCTGGTAGTAAAAGTACTGGCACCTCTAGTTATTTCGGTGGGAATGAAACAGATCATCAGGCTTTGATGGCCTTCAAGACACATATAACATTTGACCCTCAAAACATTTTCAGCTCGTGGAATGATTCCATCCATTTCTGCGAGTGGGAAGGTGTTACGTGTGGCCACAAGCATAAAAGAGTCACTGTATTAGATCTTCATTCCAAAGGTTTGGAGGGTTCCTTGTCTCCATTCATAGGCAACCTTAGCTTCATTAGGGAAATTGTGCTCTCAAACAACACCATTGGAGGCAAAATCCTTGATGAATTCGGTCGTTTGTTCAGGTTGCGAGTATTGAGGCTATATAACAACTCCTTCAATGAGGAAATACCTGCAAACCTTTCCCATTGCTTCAACCTCTACTTCTTTGATGTAGGTAGAAATAACCTTTCAGGATCAATCCCAAtggagctttcttttttgttgaagcTGGAGGTTCTTTATGTTGACACGAACAATCTCAAGGGAGGAATTCCAACTTTCATTGGGAACCTtagctctctacaaattttattcgCATCCAACAATGTTCTGGGAGGACATATTCCAGATACCTTGGGTCAATTAAGAAACTTAACGGATCTTGAATTTAGTAGAAATAAACTCTCTG gaTCACTACCTTTTGAGGTCGGCAATCTTGTCCATTTAGGATTATTGGACTTATCTGAAAACAAGTTGTCTGGTAAAATTCAAAGCAGCCTAGACTCTTGCACAAGCCTTGAGTACCTTTATGTGGAGGATAATTTATTTCAAGGAGAAATTCCAATATCCTTGAGTTCTTTGAGAGGTATTCAAGTCATGGATCTTTCTCGTAACAACTTCTCcaatcaaattccaaatttcttGGAGAAACTTTCCcttaagaatttgaatttatcctTCAATGATTTTTAG